One Cololabis saira isolate AMF1-May2022 chromosome 18, fColSai1.1, whole genome shotgun sequence genomic region harbors:
- the fam89a gene encoding sprT-like domain-containing protein Spartan: MNGKSAHGAAGGMACIDGLPPLPKSLSGLLNSSGGSWRDMERMYVKKTMIQDDLSRGRNHADSLLASKPANLDAALALLRKEMVGLRQQDMSLLCQLWSLHESIQEYKGSCQDLSAASSLSMMENGYFDEDDEYYADPGATPTGEQPDGDVGDGTATMAAAKNGSSGGKEDSWDSFHVNI, translated from the exons ATGAACGGCAAGTCAGCGCACGGCGCGGCGGGGGGCATGGCCTGCATCGACGGGCTGCCCCCGCTGCCCAAGAGCCTCAGCGGGCTGCTCAACTCCAGCGGGGGCTCCTGGAGGGACATGGAGAGGATGTACGTGAAGAAAACCATGATCCAGGACGACCTGAGCCGCGGCAGGAACCACGCCGACAGCCTGCTGGCCAGCAAGCCGGCCAACCTGGACGCTGCGCTGGCGCTGCTGCGGAAAGAGATG GTGGGCCTGCGTCAGCAGGACATGTCCCTGCTCTGCCAGCTGTGGTCGCTCCACGAGTCCATCCAGGAGTACAAGGGCAGCTGCCAGGACCTGAGCGCCGCCTCCAGCCTCAGCATGATGGAGAACGGCTACTTCGACGAGGACGACGAGTACTACGCGGATCCTGGCGCCACTCCCACCGGGGAGCAGCCGGACGGAGACGTGGGAGACGGGACGGCCACAATGGCAGCAGCCAAGAATGGGAGCAGCGGCGGCAAAGAGGACAGCTGGGACTCCTTCCACGTCAACATCTGA